The DNA region CTACGACATGTCCGACCTTTCACGCGCGACGGAGAAGATGGCGGCCTATGTCAAGGCGTTTGCCGACGAATATCGGGCTTCCCACATTCTCGGCCTGGGTTTTTCGAATGGGGCGAATATTCTTGCTAACGTGCTGATCGAAAAAGGCATCTTCGATGCGGCGGTTTTGATGCATCCGCTCATTCCGTTTCAGCCCCAGGCTCGCTCGACGCTCACCGGAAGAAAGGTTCTGGTGACAGCCGGGCAGCGGGATCCCATCGCTCCGGCCGCGGTGACCCAGGCGCTGTCTGCGCACCTGGAGGGCCGGGGCGCGGAAGTCAGGACGGTCTGGCATGCCGGTGGGCACGAGATCGCGCCATCGGAGATCAATGCGGTTAGCGACTTCCTCGGCGGCTATTGACCTTTGCCACAGTGGCCAAGACTGCGAACGGGGCCGGCGAATGCCGGCCCCGCATCGTCGCTGATCGACCAATTATTTGAAGCGCGTCGCGATCTTCGATTCGCTCCTTGCGCTTTAGGTCGCTGATTACGCATGGCGTTGCTGCAAAACCGCAGCACAGTTTTGCGCGACATGCTCAGGGGCGATGAGGATATTTGCCCCTTATTGCCTTCATGTAAAAATTCCCCGGCGATTCTGCCATCGTCAAACCGACGACGACGCCTTTGGGGACACCTTCATATTCTCGTCTCTGGCCGTTGGTCAGATAGACCCGTAGATGCCGGCTGTCTTCGTCGTAGCTGATCGCCTCGATAAGTTTCGAATCAACCGCAGTTTCCACTTTGCACCCCGCAGTTTTGGATCTCAGATTCCTGATCAATAATCGTCATTCACGCTCGCGGCGCACCATCTTTAAGCGGCGTCGCAGGGTCGTCAAGCGTGATCTGCTTTAACGTTCATTTTTTCCGGATGCCTCTCGCTGTAGTTGATTTATGCAGCTTTTCCGGAGGCCTCGCCTGTGGAAAGCCGTCGGTTTCGAGTTCTCCCCGGTCTGGAGACTTTGGGTGGCACAGCCGAATATGAAAGAATCGATCCAGTAGACAGAAGATTAACCGGCGATTAATCATCATGTACTAAAATACAACTTGATATTGATGGTGATATCTTCTCTACGAAAACATAAGCACAGAAACGCCGTTGTCCGTGGCAGCCGTTTATCTATCGTTGGCGAGCTTGCCTCGCTTCGCACCCAGGATTCACGCAGGAGACCCTTGCGCTTTCACTTGGGAGCTACAGGGATGGACAATCCGCATTGTTTGATGTGTTGGACGCGCAGCGTTCTGTCGCGACCCCAGACGAGGCTGGTGAAGGCGATTCAGCAAGCGGCGAAAGATCAGGTCGTTTTGAATGTGGCAATAAGTTGCGGCTACATTGTCAACGCCGCGATCAGGCCAACTTCTTATGAACACTGAGTTGCGTGCCATTGCAGCGATGGATGGGAAATCGATCAACCCGCCAATCGGTCGGGTCTCATAAATGGGTTACATGTCTAATTATCTAGGACGGTGGCGACAACAGATACCGATACTGGCCGGCAATCGTAAGAAGCGCGCTCGGTTGAGCTTTGCCGAAGGCGACTTCGCTGCGGTCTACGCCATGAGCGATGTTCACGGATGTTACAACGAGCTCGTCGAGGTGCATCGCCGCATCGAGGAGGATGCAGCACGCATTCAGGGGCCGAAACTCATCGTCATGCTCGGCGATTATGTCGATCGTGGACCCGATTCGAGCGCGGTTCTGGAGTTCCTGAGCAAGAACCCGCCGCCAGGATTTCAGCGCCTGGTTCTTTGCGGCAATCACGATGCTGAACTGGTGAAGCTCTATCGCAAACCGGCTGGTATTCTCGAATGGCTGGGTTTCGCCGGGACGGAGACGCTGCACTCATACGGCATCGATATCGAGCATCTCCTGCAGTCGGCGGCGGGAAATGAAACGATCACCCGCGTCATTCGCAATATGATACCCGAGCGGCATATCCAGTTCCTGGAATCGCTGCCGATCATGGTGCGCCTAGGCAGGGTGGTTTTTGTGCATGCGGGCGTCAGACCCGGCATCGATCTCGAGAAACAAAAAGACAACGACCTGATGTGGATCCGGCAGCCCTTCCTCGACGAAGGACCGCAGCTTCCTGTCCTCGTGATCCACGGACATACTCCGGGGCGAGCCCCGACATTCGGTCCGCAACGCATCGGCATCGACACCGCGGTGTCGGCGACGGGCCGGCTGACCGTACTGACGATCAAGGGGACGAGGGTAGGGCTGCTTTAGCGCGCCGTGCGACTTTTCAGACGAAGGACGCGCTCTCCGCACTCTGGATTTGCGCATCGTATTTTTCCAAGAGTCATTTCTGATCTTCGTGCCGATGCGCTCGGCGAAGAGAGCGTGGCGCACGCTCCAAAAACAAACGCCGCGGGATTGTGCCGCGGCGTCAGAAGGTTCACATGGCTGCCAGGCTCCGTCAGGCGTCCTGGTAAAGATTGGTGCCGATACCGGTATAGGTAAAGCCGTGTTTGCGGATTTCGTCGCTGCGATAGATGTTGCGCAGATCGACCAGGACCGGAGCGCGCATCGACTGCTTCAGGCGATTGAAATCGAGTGCGCGGAACTGGTTCCATTCGGTGACGATGACGATGGCATCGGCGTCGGCCGCGGCTTCGTAAGGGCCGTTCGCATATTCGATGTTCTCGATGACCTTGCGGGCATTGTCCATACCCTCTGGATCATAGCCGACGACCTGGGCGCCGGCGTCCTGCAGCGTCTGAATGATGGCGATGGCCGGGCTGTCGCGCATGTCGTCGGTATTCGGTTTGAAGGTCAGTCCGAGGATGGCGACTTTCTTGCCGCGAATGTCTCCGCCGACCGCCGAAATGACCTTGCGGCCCATTGCCCGCTTGCGGTTGTCGTTGATCGAGATCGTCGTTTCGATCAGACGGACCGGTGCGTCGTAATCCTGCGCCGTCTTGGCAAGGGCAAGCGTATCCTTGGGGAAGCACGAACCGCCGTAACCCGGACCGGCATGCAGGAACTTGGAGCCGATACGGCCGTCAAGGCCGATGCCGCGCGAAACGTCCTGGACGTTTGCGTCGACCCTTTCGCAGAGATCGGCGATCTCGTTGATGAAGGTGATCTTCATGGCCAGGAAGGCGTTAGCCGCATATTTGATGAGCTCGGAGGTGCGGCGGCTCGTGAAGACCAGGGGAGCCTGGTTGAGGTAAAGCGGACGATAGACTTCGGTCATGGTCTCGCGTGCCCGGTCGTCGTTCAGTCCGACGACGATCCGATCAGGACGCTTGAAATCCTCGATCGCCGCGCCTTCACGCAGGAATTCGGGATTGGAGACGACGGCGACGTCAGCCGAAGGATTGGTTTCCCGCACGATGCGCTCGACCTCGTCTCCAGTGCCGACCGGCACCGTCGACTTGGTGACGATGACTGTGAAGCCTTCCACATAGGTGGCAATCTCGCGCGCAGCCGCGTAGACGTAGGAGAGATCGGCATGGCCGTCGCCGCGACGAGACGGCGTTCCGACCGCGATGAACACAACGTCGGCGCCACGAACGCTTTCGCCGACATCCGTCGAAAACGACAGGCGGCCGGTGCTGGTGTTTTCGGCAACCAGTTGATCGAGACCCGGCTCGTAGATCGGAATGCGGCCCTCGCGAAGAGCCTCGATCTTACTCAGATCCTTGTCGACGCAGATGACGTCGTGGCCGAAATCCGCAAAGCAAACGCCTGAAACGAGGCCGACATAGCCTGATCCAATCATCGTGATGCGCATATTTCCCTCAAATCATTAGAGTAGAACGTCATGCTGCGTCGCAGCATGGCGTTCGTCATACTGAATCTGGGCCAAAAGACAATATCGAAGATCGCTTAATACCCACATCGGAAGTCGTGTCGAGGGTGCCGCTGTTCGTTGCCGGCCGCCCGCTCGACAGCAAAAACATAGGTTTATGTGGGCGATATGACAAGTCGAGCGTTCGTGAGAGCCGGCTCTATTTCAATCCGGGAATGAGGCGAACTGCTCTATCGGCTGCTCGGCTGCTACAGCCGGTACCAGACGTACGGGTCCGTTCCCGATTGGATCTTGTCCCAGCGCAGATCTGTATCGCGCCAGTTCTTGATGCTGCTTTGCCTGTTGTCGAGGACCAGGTCGCCCTTGTCGGTTCTGACCACGAGGACGGCATGCCCTTCGCCGGAAGGTGTATAGGCCGTTGCAATCCGCAAGGCGCGCGATGACCAGCCCATCGCTATCAGCCGGCTGCGCTTGGTCAATGCAAAATCTTCGCAGTCGCCGCTGCGCACATTCACCTTCCAGACATCGCCGTTCAGTTCGTTGCGGGAATCGTTGCGGCCAATCATGGTACGATTGACCGTGTGGTTCACATTCTTCAGCTGCAGCATTTCCTTGTCCGTCAGTGCGATGACCGCCAGACCGTTGTTGTCGCGGCATTCGGCGGGGTTCTGGGCGCAGAACAGCACCTGGGCGAAAGGCGGAACGATCTTTTCTTTTTCGGAGATATAGCTGACCTCGGAACTGCTGGTCAGGCCGCGGGCGAAACCTGCGGGGCCGGCCGCAAGTGCAGAGCAGGCATTTCCTACTGTAAAAGCCAGTGCCAGAAGTGTAACGAAGGTTTTCTTCATCTCTTAATCCCCGTCAGGGCAAGCGATTGAGATCAGGCTTGCCTTTTGGTTCAGTCAATGGCATGGCGATTTAGTGATCTGCCAAGTATTGGGCACAGAACGCCTGTCCCGTTTCTGCTGCTTGAAGGAGCATAAGCGGGTCCTGTCTCGATTGGCTTAAGCCGTTCGCGACAATTTTAACGATGTGGAATTCTGTTGCACTTTAACACGCAAGCGCTTGATATGCAACTTATGTTAGTACGAGTATATTAACCGTAATGGTTGTGATTGCCTCGTTTTCCCTGCCGGTGAGTGAAGTCCCAAATGTTATCCAACCTCATCAACAGGCAGGTCTTGCGGGAGACGATTCTCGTTGCCTTCATCGGCCTGGTGATATTGACGCTCATTCCTTTTGGGAGTGTCACACCTTTGCCCTTCGCCTTCGCCGCAATCGGAATGTTTGCTCTCGCGATCGTTTCGATATTGCTGTTTGCCGAGCCAATACAAAGCAGGTGGGTGTTCAAGATCGCCTTGCTTTTGCTCGTCGTGCTGGCGAGCTGGGCATTCATCCAAACGATTGAACTGCCGGCCAACTGGCTGGCAAACCCCGCCTGGGGCGCTGCGCGCGATCTGGCGGGCGTCCAATATGCGGCGATCTCCGTCGAGCCGGCCGACACGCTTGCGTCGATACTCAGGGTGGCCCTGCCTTTCGTGACTTTTCTGACCGGACTTATCTTGTGCGATACCGATCAACGAGCGCGGAAAGTGCTCACCAGCCTGGGGCTCGCGGCGGGGGGCATCGCTGTTTTCGGCCTGCTGCAATTTTCGATGTTTCCCACCATCCTGATCGTCATAGAGAAACACGCCTACCTCGACAGCCTGACGGCCGTCTTCGTCAACCGCAATACGGCCGCGACTTTCCTCGGGCTAGGAACGTTGCTCATGCTGACGCTGGTCAGGGACAATGCCCGGTCTTACTCAGTCCATCCGCCCGGCGAACCAGGCCGAAACCTTCTGCTCTTGAGAACGTGGATCTATATTCTGCTTCTATGCGCATGTTTCACCGCGTTGATGCTGAGCCGATCACGCGCCGGAATATTCGCGACCTTTGTCGCCGCGCTCATTTATTTTCCCTGGCTTGCCCTCAATTGGAAGAGTTCAAGTCAACATTTAACACCGGTGTCGAAATGGCGTTCGGTAGTGAAGTTTCTCTCGGCGGTCATTTTCGTCGTCCTGTTGCTGAGCATGTTTGCAGGGCAGGCGATTTTGCGCGCGCAGGAACGGCGGCTCGAGGATGATGATCGTTTCTGTATTCTGCCCGGCATATGGCGTGCCATTTCGGATCACTGGCTAACGGGAACCGGCCTTGGAACCTTCCGCACCGTGTTTTCCGCCTACCGCGATCCCGCCTGCGGCATCTTCGGGATTTTTGACCGTGCACACAATTTCTACCTCGAAGGCATTCTGGGTCTGGGGATAATGTTTCCGGTTGCGACGTTTCTTGTTTTCGCAGTGCTTGCGAAAGTTTTCCGGCGCGGGCTCTCCGACAGGCGGCGCCTGCGACATTATGTTCTGCTCGGCATAGCGGGGACGGTTCTGGTCGCCCTTCATGCCGCGGTCGATTTTTCGCTGCAAATCCCTGGTTTCGCGGTATTTTTTTCCGCATTCCTGAGCGCCGTCGTTGCGATCAGCCTCGGCCGCAGTCGCGGCGAAATCGATCGGCAATATGGGTGATCGATCCGCGCCAAACGGCTTTAAATGAATGGAATTTATGAAGGTTTTTCGAAAATACCGATTGATTGGGGGCTGCGGGTTGACTCTTAAACGCAAGAAATTTTATAGCGGACGCAGCCTTTAGATTATTGCCGGCGTCAGAGAGCCGGGCTGAGCCGTTCGTTTACTGAAGGGCTCGGCGTTGCCGGGCTGCCACAGTTAGAGAATGATAAACGGCATTCGGTAATTATTGATCAGGGATTGTCTTGTAATTTGTCCGATTGCGGAGCAGTAGCTTCAAGGGCGTCAACACGGGTTATTCTATGGGTTGTTTTCCTGTCGGTAGTACACGCGTCGCCATTGTTGTAGCGCTAACGAGTATTTTGGCAAGCTGCACGTCCTTGCCAAGATCCGGTCCAGATCACAAAGATGTCGATCGAGGGGCCGCGGTAAAGGTAACAACGAAGGAGCGTCGCGTCGGTATCGACTACGCCCTGGTTGACCTCAGCAAGAACGTCCTGTCCTATTTCACCTCTCCGCAACCGACCTCCTTCAAGGGTTTTGGCGGTGGGCGCGGTGGAGCGCCTGAAATTCCGCTCGGTTATGGCGATGTCGTCGAGGTTGCGATTTTCGAAGCTCAGTCCGGCGGTCTCTTCATTCCCTCCGACGCCGGTAGCCGGCCCGGCAATTATATCTCTCTGCCGGCGCAGACCATCGATAGAAACGGAACGATCACGATCCCCTATGCGGGTCGCGTTCCGGCTGCGGGTCGCCTGAAGGAGACCGTCGAGCAGGATGTCGAAGATCGTCTGGCCAGCCGCGCAATCGAGCCGCAGGTGGTTATCACCACGACAACCAACCGCTCCAGTCAGGTGGCCGTGCTTGGTGACGTCAACAATCCGCAACGCGTTCAGATCAGCCCGGCCGGTGAGCGCATCCTCGACGTCATTTCCGCCGCGGGTGGTTTGACGACCAATAACATTGAAACGAATGTGACGCTGCAGCGCCGCGGCAGAACGGCGACCGTCGCCTACAATACGCTGTTGAAAAATCCGGCGGAGAATATCTATGTCGCGCCGGATGACACGATCTCGGTCGATCATGAGCGCCGTACCTATCTCGCGCTCGGCGCCGCCGGCGTCAGCGGCCGGTTCGATTTCGAAGAGTCGGATCTGACTCTCGGGGAGGCCATCGCGAAGGCGGGCGGCCTGCGCGACGACCGAGCGGACCCAGCCCAGGTTCTGCTCTATCGCCTTCTCCCGAGGAAGACGCTTGCGGCGATGCATGTAGATACGACGCGGTTTGCGGGCGATACGGTTCCCGTGATTATCCGCGCCAATCTTCGTGATCCGGCCACCCTGTTTGCCGCTCAGCAATTCAAGATGGAAGACAAGGATATTATCTATATTTCCAATTCGGACTCTGTCGAATTGGTCAAGTTCCTTGACATCGTAAACTCGGTATCGTCCACTGTCGCCGGCGTGTCGGACGACGCACGCGATACCCGTAATGCGGTGCAAGAACTCGGAAATTAAGTGGGAAAGAGCCGGCGCCGAACGCGTACGATCGGCGCCGCGGCCTGTTTTCGACAGCGGATTTGATGAAGGAAGCCACTTTTATGGCAAGGTTTAGTGTTCATCGTAAACTTGCATATAGCGGAATTGCCGCGGCAATTTTTGTCGGCATGACGTCGGGCGCCTTTGCGGCTGCTTGCCTGGGTCCTGCAAACCTGACTTCCATTGATGTCGGCGGATTTACGGCCAATCCCGCCGTTCTGCTCGATCTGTCCGATCCGTTGGTTCTGTCGTCGCGTGTTCGTGCGCTGGTCGGAAGCAGCAACGACGCGCTGTCGCCGGTGATCGAGCAGGCCAAGAAGGCGAATGCCGCACAGATGGCGGCCATCGGCTCCGGTCTCGCGCGGGCGGCAAACAGTTGCCAGGTGACAGATCCGCAATTCAAGCTGGTTATCGAAAAGGCTGTCGCCGAGGCGGCGAGCGCCGATCCGAACCTCGCGCCGCTGCTTGCTGCCTTTGCAAAGGTCCTGGCCGAAGGCGGGACCGCGGCGCTCGGCCCCGGCGCAAGTGCCGCCGCAGCAGCACCCGGCATCGGCAATGATGGGCAGGTTGGACAAACCGGCCCGGGGTCGGACGATGGCACGCCTTTCGACGGCGCTGCGACGACTGCCGGTACGCTGATAGTTTCGAACGCAGATTCCGACTCGTCTTCGAGCACTACTACCACTACTACGTTTGTCAGCACGAATGGGGGAGGACAGTCGTCCGCTGACACGACGGAGTCGACGAGTCAGAGCGTCCCGGTCACACAATAGCTGGAATTGCCTGTAGATCTTGGCGCTTGACGCCTTTGTTGGAGATCGAAATTGCTGTCGCCAGATAAACTTACGCCGCGTATCGACGCCTCCCGCGATACAGGAAACGAAGCTGATTTCATCGATTTCGACAAGCTGATCGCAATTGTTCGCCGGCAATGGCGGATCGTAGCGGTGTGCGCTTTCGCCTTCGCCATTCTTGGTGTCGTCTATGTGCTGACTGCGGTGCCGGTCTACACGGCCGAGACCAAAGTGCTGATCGACCGCAGCGACAATCAGATGATTAACCAACTGGCGGCTTTCGGCCAGCTGGACGATGACGAGGGCACGGTCCTCAGCCAGGTCGAGCTGTTGAAGTCCGACACGATCGCCTATGCGGTCGTCGACAAGCTGAAACTTGTCGATGATCCTGTATTCACGGCGCAGAAGAACTCGCTTTTTTCTGTCGCAACGCTGAAATCCCTGGTCAATTTCCGCTCCTGGTTTGCCGACGACGGGGCCGTTGCTCCTGATGCGGAAATGAAACGGCGATGGGCTGCGGAAACCGTCGCGGGAAATATCGATGTCGAGCGTGTCGGCAAATCCTACGTCCTCGACGTCAGCTACACCTCGCAGTCGCCGGATCTGGCGCGAGAAATCGCCGCTGCCATCGCCGATGTTTATCTGGTTGATAAGCTCAATTCGAAATATGAGGCGACACGCCGGGCCGGCGAGTGGCTGCAGGAGCGTATTGAAGAACTCCGGCAGCAGGCGCTGGACACCGACCTCGCAGTGCAGAAGTTCCGCAGCGAGCATGGACTTGTCGAGGCAGGATCGGGCACTTTGCTCAGCGAGCAGCAGCTTTCCGAACTGAACAGCCAGTTGATCAAGGCTCAGGCCGAAACGGCGCAGGCCGAGGCGAAATATACTCGCATCAAGTCGATCATCGAAGCCAAGCAGACCGAT from Rhizobium sp. NLR16a includes:
- a CDS encoding alpha/beta hydrolase; translation: MTETGYVHRLRAGAPDKPILLVLHGTGGDENQFFDFGRRLLPEATILSPRGDVSEYGAARFFRRTGEGVYDMSDLSRATEKMAAYVKAFADEYRASHILGLGFSNGANILANVLIEKGIFDAAVLMHPLIPFQPQARSTLTGRKVLVTAGQRDPIAPAAVTQALSAHLEGRGAEVRTVWHAGGHEIAPSEINAVSDFLGGY
- a CDS encoding KTSC domain-containing protein; translation: MIRNLRSKTAGCKVETAVDSKLIEAISYDEDSRHLRVYLTNGQRREYEGVPKGVVVGLTMAESPGNFYMKAIRGKYPHRP
- a CDS encoding metallophosphoesterase — protein: MGYMSNYLGRWRQQIPILAGNRKKRARLSFAEGDFAAVYAMSDVHGCYNELVEVHRRIEEDAARIQGPKLIVMLGDYVDRGPDSSAVLEFLSKNPPPGFQRLVLCGNHDAELVKLYRKPAGILEWLGFAGTETLHSYGIDIEHLLQSAAGNETITRVIRNMIPERHIQFLESLPIMVRLGRVVFVHAGVRPGIDLEKQKDNDLMWIRQPFLDEGPQLPVLVIHGHTPGRAPTFGPQRIGIDTAVSATGRLTVLTIKGTRVGLL
- a CDS encoding UDP-glucose/GDP-mannose dehydrogenase family protein, yielding MRITMIGSGYVGLVSGVCFADFGHDVICVDKDLSKIEALREGRIPIYEPGLDQLVAENTSTGRLSFSTDVGESVRGADVVFIAVGTPSRRGDGHADLSYVYAAAREIATYVEGFTVIVTKSTVPVGTGDEVERIVRETNPSADVAVVSNPEFLREGAAIEDFKRPDRIVVGLNDDRARETMTEVYRPLYLNQAPLVFTSRRTSELIKYAANAFLAMKITFINEIADLCERVDANVQDVSRGIGLDGRIGSKFLHAGPGYGGSCFPKDTLALAKTAQDYDAPVRLIETTISINDNRKRAMGRKVISAVGGDIRGKKVAILGLTFKPNTDDMRDSPAIAIIQTLQDAGAQVVGYDPEGMDNARKVIENIEYANGPYEAAADADAIVIVTEWNQFRALDFNRLKQSMRAPVLVDLRNIYRSDEIRKHGFTYTGIGTNLYQDA
- a CDS encoding transglutaminase-like cysteine peptidase, with protein sequence MKKTFVTLLALAFTVGNACSALAAGPAGFARGLTSSSEVSYISEKEKIVPPFAQVLFCAQNPAECRDNNGLAVIALTDKEMLQLKNVNHTVNRTMIGRNDSRNELNGDVWKVNVRSGDCEDFALTKRSRLIAMGWSSRALRIATAYTPSGEGHAVLVVRTDKGDLVLDNRQSSIKNWRDTDLRWDKIQSGTDPYVWYRL
- a CDS encoding O-antigen ligase family protein, which codes for MLSNLINRQVLRETILVAFIGLVILTLIPFGSVTPLPFAFAAIGMFALAIVSILLFAEPIQSRWVFKIALLLLVVLASWAFIQTIELPANWLANPAWGAARDLAGVQYAAISVEPADTLASILRVALPFVTFLTGLILCDTDQRARKVLTSLGLAAGGIAVFGLLQFSMFPTILIVIEKHAYLDSLTAVFVNRNTAATFLGLGTLLMLTLVRDNARSYSVHPPGEPGRNLLLLRTWIYILLLCACFTALMLSRSRAGIFATFVAALIYFPWLALNWKSSSQHLTPVSKWRSVVKFLSAVIFVVLLLSMFAGQAILRAQERRLEDDDRFCILPGIWRAISDHWLTGTGLGTFRTVFSAYRDPACGIFGIFDRAHNFYLEGILGLGIMFPVATFLVFAVLAKVFRRGLSDRRRLRHYVLLGIAGTVLVALHAAVDFSLQIPGFAVFFSAFLSAVVAISLGRSRGEIDRQYG
- a CDS encoding polysaccharide biosynthesis/export family protein; the encoded protein is MGCFPVGSTRVAIVVALTSILASCTSLPRSGPDHKDVDRGAAVKVTTKERRVGIDYALVDLSKNVLSYFTSPQPTSFKGFGGGRGGAPEIPLGYGDVVEVAIFEAQSGGLFIPSDAGSRPGNYISLPAQTIDRNGTITIPYAGRVPAAGRLKETVEQDVEDRLASRAIEPQVVITTTTNRSSQVAVLGDVNNPQRVQISPAGERILDVISAAGGLTTNNIETNVTLQRRGRTATVAYNTLLKNPAENIYVAPDDTISVDHERRTYLALGAAGVSGRFDFEESDLTLGEAIAKAGGLRDDRADPAQVLLYRLLPRKTLAAMHVDTTRFAGDTVPVIIRANLRDPATLFAAQQFKMEDKDIIYISNSDSVELVKFLDIVNSVSSTVAGVSDDARDTRNAVQELGN
- a CDS encoding sugar transporter, with protein sequence MARFSVHRKLAYSGIAAAIFVGMTSGAFAAACLGPANLTSIDVGGFTANPAVLLDLSDPLVLSSRVRALVGSSNDALSPVIEQAKKANAAQMAAIGSGLARAANSCQVTDPQFKLVIEKAVAEAASADPNLAPLLAAFAKVLAEGGTAALGPGASAAAAAPGIGNDGQVGQTGPGSDDGTPFDGAATTAGTLIVSNADSDSSSSTTTTTTFVSTNGGGQSSADTTESTSQSVPVTQ